Proteins co-encoded in one Juglans regia cultivar Chandler chromosome 16, Walnut 2.0, whole genome shotgun sequence genomic window:
- the LOC108982276 gene encoding cell number regulator 1-like: protein MYPSAPPEYDKHAAEHYPGAVPVSGTPNTAPPQLYAPPYIHYGRPVHGGAVKWSTGLCHCCDDPANCFTTCCCPCITFGQIAEIVNEGSPSCVLSAAIYALLGLTGFACLYSCCNRSKLRGKYDLEEAPCADCLVHFCCPACALCQEYRELKHNRGFDMGIGWKANEDRRRRGVTIAPTMAPGMTR, encoded by the exons ATGTATCCTTCAGCTCCTCCTGAGTATGATAAACACGCAGCTGAACACTATCCAGGTGCTGTCCCGGTTTCAGGAACTCCAAATACTGCTCCCCCACAACTCTATGCTCCTCCATATATACACTACGGGAGGCCGGTTCATGGTGGTGCAGTGAAATGGTCAACTGGTCTTTGCCACTGTTGTGATGATCCTGCAAATT GTTTTACTACTTGCTGCTGCCCTTGCATCACATTTGGACAGATCGCTGAGATAGTAAACGAAGGTTCTCCAT CTTGTGTTCTAAGTGCCGCGATCTATGCTCTTCTGGGTCTTACTGGTTTCGCCTGCTTGTACTCCTGCTGTAATCGCTCAAAACTGAGGGGGAAATATGACTTGGAAGAGGCACCTTGTGCAGACTGCTTAGTGCACTTCTGCTGTCCGGCTTGTGCTCTGTGCCAAGAATACAGAGAGCTCAAGCATAATCGTGGGTTTGATATGGGAATAG GATGGAAAGCCAACGAGGACAGACGAAGGCGGGGAGTTACAATAGCTCCAACAATGGCACCAGGCATGACAAGGTGA
- the LOC108982275 gene encoding protein disulfide-isomerase SCO2-like, which yields MFALYPTSLFFPAKPSALRCRATGDIPVGPSFPRWFHFPSSAEISGVRIGHDVDAAAKDGSSRSGAAGNNSVKVNAREKKKWSRWGDSYLDDDSDALPLPMTYPDSSPVPPEEIDRRLRCDPQVQDCKEVVYEWTGKCRSCQGSGFASYYNKRGKEIICKCLPCAGIGYVQKITARKDIEVMEDLDNGRPP from the exons ATGTTTGCTTTATACCCTACCTCTCTCTTCTTCCCAGCTAAGCCTTCCGCCCTCCGCTGCCGCGCCACCGGGGACATCCCGGTGGGCCCCTCGTTCCCCCGGTGGTTCCACTTCCCCTCCTCGGCCGAAATATCCGGCGTCCGTATCGGCCACGACGTTGACGCAGCCGCCAAGGACGGCTCGTCTAGGAGCGGCGCAGCCGGTAACAACAGCGTGAAAGTTAATGccagagagaagaagaaatggtCTCGTTGGGGAGATAGCTACTTGGATGACGATAGCGACGCTCTTCCGCTTCCAATGACCTATCCGGATTCTTCTCCGGTCCCACCCGAAGAGATCGATCGACGCCTCCGGTGCGATCCCCAAGTTCAG GATTGCAAGGAAGTCGTGTACGAATGGACAGGAAAATGTCGAAGTTGCCAAGGATCCGGATTTGCCAGCTATTAtaataaaagaggaaaagagaTCATCTGCAAATGCTTACCTTGTGCGGGAATTG GATATGTGCAGAAGATAACAGCTCGCAAGGACATTGAAGTAATGGAGGATTTAGATAATGGAAGACCACCATGA
- the LOC108982289 gene encoding nifU-like protein 2, chloroplastic: MQSVVNTHLSCGRPQAALEPQSSTSSRSFKSSSLFGTHIFLARGHNPVWRNSCRSVSVRFHSRSRSPVVKAVATPNSAVELPLTAENVDSVLDEIRPYLIADGGNVALHEIDGNVVRLKLQGACGSCPSSVTTMKMGIERRLMEKIPEIVAVEPIADEETGLELNEENIEKVLEEIRPYLVGAAGGSLELVAIEEPIVKIRITGPAAGVMTVRVAVTQKLREKIPSIAAVQLL; encoded by the exons atgcaatcTGTGGTGAATACGCACTTATCCTGCGGCAGGCCCCAAGCAGCCCTAGAACCTCAGTCCTCAACCTCTTCTCGATCCTTTAAG AGCTCGAGCTTGTTTGGCACTCATATTTTTCTCGCGAGGGGACATAATCCAGTGTGGCGGAATTCATGCCGTTCCGTTTCCGTTCGCTTCCATTCCCGTTCACGCAGTCCAG TTGTGAAGGCTGTTGCTACTCCAAATTCAGCCGTTGAACTGCCATTAACTGCAGAGAATGTTGATAGCGTATTGGATGAAATCCGACCTTATCTAATTGCAGATGGGGGAAATGTGGCATTGCATGAGATTGACGGCAATGTTGTACGATTGAAGCTACAGGGAGCATGTGGCTCCTGTCCGAGCTCTGTTACAACAATGAAAATGGGTATTGAGCGCCGTTTGATGGAAAAGATCCCCGAAATAGTTGCAGTGGAACCCATAGCTGATGAAGAAACTGGCCTTGAGCTGAATGAGGAAAATATTGAGAAG GTACTCGAAGAAATAAGGCCATATCTAGTTGGGGCAGCTGGTGGGTCACTTGAACTTGTGGCAATTGAGGAGCCGATAGTCAAAATTCGTATAACAGGACCAGCAGCAGGGGTGATGACTGTTCGAGTGGCTGTTACACAGAAATTGCGAGAAAAAATTCCATCCATTGCAGCAGTTCAACTTCTGTAA